A genomic region of Arachis stenosperma cultivar V10309 chromosome 9, arast.V10309.gnm1.PFL2, whole genome shotgun sequence contains the following coding sequences:
- the LOC130948611 gene encoding UDP-glycosyltransferase 84B1-like has protein sequence MASVDKKELHVLLVAFSAQGHINPLLRFGKSLLTRGLHVTLATTELVYLRVFKKPTDDDTIPASITVNGIHVVFFSDGFVSEPELKSTSVDDFMESIGKSGPISISNIIKDQFLSNTSKKLACIINNPFVPWVADVAAEFGIPCACLWIQPCALYAIYYRFYNNLNSFPTLQNPNIEVQLPGLPLLQPQDLPSFVLPSNTFGSFQKVLADMLQFQHMKKLKWTLANSFYELEKDVIDSMAEIFPIKPVGPLVPPSLLLGSDDDDDDVGINMWKPQDSCMEWLNQKPRSSVIYISFGSLVVLSENQWKSIADAVVRSKRPFLWVIKLKDGSVQDPSQIPSASFLEETKEQGMVVPWCPQTKVLSHDSVACFLTHCGWNSMLEAITAGVPMIAYPQWTDQPTNAKLISDVFGTGIRLRQDDGGEGFVATEEVERAIEEIFVGPRAEEIRKNARVLKQAARDAVAEGGSSDRNIQCFVDEILQNQR, from the coding sequence ATGGCTTCCGTCGACAAAAAAGAGCTTCACGTTCTGTTGGTGGCGTTTTCAGCGCAAGGCCACATCAACCCGCTCCTGAGGTTCGGCAAAAGCCTCTTAACAAGAGGCCTCCACGTCACACTCGCCACTACCGAACTTGTTTACCTCCGCGTCTTCAAGAAGCCCACCGACGACGACACCATCCCTGCCTCCATAACCGTCAACGGAATCCACGTGGTCTTCTTCTCCGACGGCTTTGTATCAGAGCCAGAGCTCAAAAGCACCAGCGTCGACGACTTCATGGAATCAATAGGAAAATCAGGTCCCATTAGCATCTCCAATATCATCAAAGATCAATTCCTAAGTAACACTTCCAAGAAGCTAGCATGCATAATCAACAACCCCTTTGTTCCATGGGTTGCTGACGTGGCAGCAGAGTTCGGAATCCCATGCGCATGTCTCTGGATTCAACCATGTGCTCTCTACGCCATTTATTACCGCTTCTACAACAATCTCAACTCCTTCCCAACTCTCCAGAACCCTAACATCGAAGTCCAGCTACCCGGTCTTCCATTGCTGCAACCACAAGACCTTCCATCTTTTGTTCTCCCATCAAACACTTTCGGAAGCTTCCAGAAAGTATTAGCCGACATGTTGCAGTTCCAACACATGAAGAAGCTCAAGTGGACTCTCGCCAATTCGTTCTACGAGCTCGAGAAAGATGTGATAGACTCCATGGCTGAGATTTTTCCTATCAAACCGGTGGGTCCGTTGGTTCCTCCGTCGTTGCTGCTAGGTTCagacgacgacgacgacgacgtTGGAATCAATATGTGGAAGCCACAAGACTCGTGCATGGAGTGGCTCAACCAAAAGCCACGCTCTTCGGTTATATACATATCGTTCGGAAGCCTCGTGGTGTTATCGGAAAATCAATGGAAGAGCATAGCGGACGCTGTTGTTCGGAGTAAACGACCGTTTCTTTGGGTGATAAAGCTTAAAGATGGGTCCGTACAAGATCCGTCGCAAATTCCGTCAGCGAGTTTCTTGGAAGAGACGAAAGAGCAGGGCATGGTGGTGCCATGGTGCCCGCAGACGAAGGTTCTTTCACACGATTCCGTTGCGTGTTTCTTGACTCACTGTGGTTGGAACTCGATGCTGGAAGCCATAACTGCGGGGGTTCCGATGATTGCGTATCCGCAGTGGACGGATCAACCAACGAATGCGAAGCTCATTTCGGATGTGTTTGGAACGGGGATCAGGCTCCGGCAAGACGACGGCGGCGAAGGGTTCGTTGCGACGGAGGAGGTGGAAAGAGCCATTGAAGAGATTTTTGTGGGCCCCCGAGCGGAGGAGATTAGGAAGAACGCCAGAGTGCTGAAACAGGCGGCGAGGGATGCGGTGGCTGAGGGTGGTTCATCTGACCGAAATATCCAATGTTTCGTGGACGAGATTCTTCAAAATCAGAGATGA